The sequence TTAGCACAGGTAACAAGAATCTCTGGAGCTCGCAGAATCTCTCCAAGTATCGTTAAATCGATTGATGAAGCGGCCATTCAAACGCACGAAACTTTGTCGGAGTTCATCAAGCTCATTCAGTTTAAGAGTTCCTATATGCCTAAGCTTGGAAGATTTAGttaatgtaaaatgtaataaagaatatgtaggagaggggagaaaattcctgccccagacacctatcataccgcaattcggaactTCTATATGTATAACTGCATACCAGGCgaccgcttgcgagaacactatcaccgatcatctcgccgccacctagcggtccccggcccgaactaaaAGCGTCCGGGTAGACGAAACCCTACTCTCCCCCTCCACTTAACCGgctacaaataaaatatttttttctaacaCTATTCCTTGAAATACTATTTTCTCAAAAAATTGCATATCTAATTTTGCCTAAATTGGATCAGTTAATCAACATCGTTCTGTCTAACGAATCGGCTTCGAGTTCTTTAGCAGGTCGTTAAAATTCGCATCAGGTGCCGGTGTATAACCCAATAGCAGCTCGTTTCCTGTTCGCTCGATACAAAGTCGAGTTTTCTTTCCGGCTACTTATTCCGCGACGCGCATCCACCTCCATCCAGCTTCAAGTTGATCTCCATTGCAAATCAGGTGAGCCGAATTCGCAGTTTGAAACGGTGATCGATAGATTCAGCCTCTTTACGACCTTATTTGGCAGGCAGTTCGGCTAGAGATTGGCTCCTCCAGCGTTGGCGCTGCATAATCAAGATAAAGATTGGTTACTACCCTGCTTCTCCATCGGCCTCTCCTTTAGACAGGGAGAAAACCGGATACCGGAGGCTCTGCCAACTTCGATTTGGACTCGGCGTCGTCGTAACGGAGATTAGATTAGGTGGTGTTCCCTTTGGACATTCCCAGATGGAGAGATTGCTTTGTAAGCAGATCCAACGACGCTGGATCGCCGCTGAAGAGTATCCAGCCCTTTCGTTTGCGAAAGAACAGGCCGCCGACTATTAAATTAAGCCTTCAAGTGCCGCTGGTTAACTCGAAAACATTTCAACTAAGTGATGCTGCTACTTGCAACTTTTTACTATATGATAAATGCTAATGAGTCTGAAGTCCAAGCACTGAAGGTGCATTTTCACTTAATAGTAGATCTGAATCCAGCATTTTGTACACTGTACTTTTGTTTAATGAATAAAATCGCTGGACAGTGGAGCTGGCACTATCTCTTGAAACACTAATGAAATTGTCCTCTAATTCGGAGCCACTCCAGAAGCTCTGTTCACGAGCGAGAAGAAGGCTAACTAACATTGACATTCGACTATTCGATTTGGTTGTTACGAGGCGTACGAGGTGATTCCGGTTAAGTACACTCGAACGTGAATTGCGTGCTCGTTCGAAAGCGTTTCGGATTCGAGAACTATTCACTCGTAGCAACAAGTACGATCGAATTTAACGTACCATGAAATTTTTGAGATAATTCCGTCTGATTCGACCATTTATCTTTTACGGTCTTCATCGAACTTCGAGCTTCCAATTGACACGCCGTAAGCGATAGTACTTTAATGTCATCAAATTTAATCAGGACTTTACATGTTTCGAATCTGataagaatttgaaaatttattcgttGTTTCGTTACCATGACCGCAGCAACATGCAAAAAGTTCATCGCCGCGGTGTCGACTATTGTTCGCTGCTATTGTTCGCGAATTCGGCTAGCTGCGAATTAGACGAGTCTCGCGATGACAGGAGAATCATCCTTCGTCACGCGCAGTGTTTAACGATAATTATCTCGCGCAATTAACGAACCGATTCCCTACCGTTGGCCGTCCCGAAAGTTTCCTCgttataaataattgcaaaatCCGTCGAGGAACGCCGCTGTTTCCCGCGCACCGTCGCGTCAAACGTCGCTGCTAGCGAGAAAGCTGTTGCGATCGTCGCGTGACCGAGCGTACTTTTTAACGAACACTCCGCTGATTCTTCGGTTCAACCCTATGCTAATCGCGTTCCCCTATCTTTGCCAACCTCTGCACGCCGTTTAAACAGCTGTCGTTGTTTGTATCTTTGTATAAAAGGGATAACATGGCGAGAAGCATTCTTTCGAGCGCTTTCGATACGTTTGCAGTTGGATTTTGCTTCTTAAAGATTGTTATCTATTTATGGATACTTTgttcaaccctttcgttacCAATGATTATAGTCGGTCACTAAACAACCGGAGGTTAATTAGTGTCGACTCAACTGAAGTGgatattaattcaaataagATTAAATTTCCAATGAGTTCAACATGGCGAAATGGTTACATCGAACCAGAACGatgttaaattgaaaaaaaaagaaacgaagctACGTAGTTCCTTTCTTACGAAATAAATTGATTCCCTGCCAACTgttctttctctttatttcCCATCCTTTCGACAGGTCAGCGAAAAACAGTTCTCGAATAAATTCTCTTTGCTATCTTTATCATCGATCGAGCTTGCCTATGGTAAACGCGTTGAACGGTTTCAATTACGGAAAACCGTTTCTCATCAAGAACGAAATTAGCCATCTTGCTAAGTACAATTGTCCACTTGTCGCTTAATATCGTGGTGTAGGAATGAATTAGCCGCTAATAATCGGCCATAGATGGACAATGCTAATGTAACGAGCTTCGACGAACAACAGAGGACCGTGACTGATTGCAATTTAGATCGGCTCATCAATGTGGTACAAGCGTAATACCATTAAATCTCACAATAACGACACACCCCACCTTTGTACTGCATCAAAATTACGCGCTGAATTCGTTACGAGTATTTCTGAACTAATTGGTACCCGTGTTATTGGGAAGCAACGATTCAACTATCGATAGATAGCACGAGAGTGGAGAGGAAATTTCAACTCTTAATTGCATCAAATCGTGTCGATCAACTTTTGATAACACCTCCGACAGCGATGTTTCTGCATTAACTATTGATTGGATATTTGATGATAATATCGAACGGGCATAATTGTAATTTCAATCGCAGTCGCATTAACAGATAAATGATAgtgtatcatttttattatattttattgacgCTTTTATAGATCTTTAAACAAGCTTGCACGgttattgaaatttgaatggtttcttttttcaatattcGAGCATCATTTGAGTGCAGACTTTTATTTATTGgaattattgaaattgaaaaaaagatttaATTGCAGCTCGAAAACTCGCATACCCTCGTTGATATTTTTTTGTACACGTTGTATAATACTTCCATTTCAGCTAGCTGACTCGTCAAGATTTCGTTCCTTAATTGCTGCAGAATATGTTGGATTACATTTTTCAAGGATCACTCGTCTGCATCTGGTGCTCCATGTCCAAGAAGCACTCATGCTGTGCGTAATTTACAACGAGGTTTCATGTTGGAGAAAATCGAATTCGAAAGTGTACGAAGTACGACGAAAGAATGAATATTGGAGCTCGCTctattttatacataaatattatcgatattttattttatttaaaagctATCGTATCACACAAAATATCACTTtccctttcttcttcaccACAAATCTCAATAGATTATCCCAACAATTTACAAGTTAAAGAAACCCACTTCTTTCAACCCATGAACGTGTTCAAAGAACGTTCAGTTTACAACCATTACCCTTCTAATTTACGAGCAATCTATGTTCAGAAATGGTACCAATGCGTTCTTTCAAGCCGATAACCACACTAACTAGGATAAGCTTTATCGAGTGTACAGAAACACCAGAAAATCAACCTGCATCGTACCTTCCCAGGTTGCAAATCTTTCAAAGAAGCTCGAAATACAGTCACGACTGGAAGATAGCTTCATTGTCTAAAGGTTTCGAGTAGAACGGCAGACAAGTGGAAAGCAACTCAGTCGGCTAAGGATTAATAGTAATGACCTCCCTGGTCTCCTTGTTCGTCACCGTAGTCTCTCGAGTAGGAACTGTGGCTTTCGTAAGAACCATGGTCACCGTCTTTGGTTGCATAGCCCTCGCTATGACCGTAACTCGAGGATTCTGGTCCATGATCCGTGTAGTGAGCACCCTCGCTATAACCACTGTGATCACCTTCGACGTGTTCGCCGCTGTGATCTCCATGATCCCCTTCGTCGGCTGTATAGTGAGAATCCACGATGGtacctgaaaaaaaaaaaattcacaaaaaaTGTTAGCGCGATGGAAAGAAGCCTAATATAACGGACAGGGTAAATTGATTCAATTTACGATCGTTTAGACATCGAAACATGGCGTTCGGAGGATAAAAGGTAGGAAACGAGCCGTCGGTGATGCTGTAAGCGGTCGGAACAGCGTCCTTCGATGAAATAATTAGTAAAATGGCCATGCGCCTCGTTAAAATTAGCGACAAGCGACAACGTCAATGTGTTCGGTTAATATCATTATCCCGATGGTATAGTTTTATCGGCAATCGATAGCCGAGTCGCGCGAACTTTGCGAAAGAGAACTTGCGAGAGACGTTCATTAAAGTATCCTGTGGGATTAATGGCGCGGATCTGCTTTACGAACGATGTTTACCCAGCGATATTTACTGCTGTTTTCTCCAAGAAACAACTTCGGGATTAACTCAAAATTAGTGTCTACCTTAAGCCACTTGGGGAACATTAATCAACCGTATGACAGGGGTActagaaaaattttcaattacctTCCATCCCTTAATACCATCGAATATAGATCGATTCATGCCGTCGACCTCCAAATATAAGcggatatttttgaaaaatgaaatcttatttagaaagaaaaattcgtGTCTACAAGTTCTCTAACGAGACACGAGATCTCCTGCGTTTCCGGTGTTGTAATTACGTGATTCAAGTTGCGCAGTTTCATTGTACCTGCACCCTCGTAGTCGCCACCCTTGCTGGAACGAGACGCTGCAGCCACGTTGTGGCCACTTTTCTTGTCAGCCTGCGCTTTGCCGTAGGCAATGTGCTTCTCGAATGCGTACTTGTCGCCATCCTGCTTGTGGAAGGTGTCGAGGTTCTTGTATCCGTGATTGCCCTTACTAAAGGTTGCCTTCAAGTAACCCTTTTCACCCTCGGCGTCGCTGCCGTACGTCTTGTAGTATCCTCCTTCGTCCGACTTGCCTAAAACCATGCTTGTTATTCTAATTGGGTAACTAACAAAATCTTTAATAAAACAGCTCATCCTGTAGAAATTCACAAAAGAATCGTGTTAACTAATTTCAACCGGTCTTTGATAGGAGCCGATCTGTTTATtgcgataatgaaataatcGACACACATTTTGTAGATAGAAACTCTTGTTTTTGTTGAATTAAAGTTATCGAACGCAGATTCTGCACGTTTCGTTACggataaatttattcaaaccTTCTGTTCAACACTTTCGAGTGGAAAGATTTGTATACCCATTGTGACGTGTTGATAATGTTTCGAAGAACGAAACTCATCGTTTGTTGAATTTTTCCGTGGACAAACATTTGGAATTTTATTCCGTACTTTCAAACTCCTCGTGTGTTTCATCGTTCCCAGTCATAAATAAACTGTGATATCGATAAAGTGGTGCGAAAGgttcattaattattcttgACTGAATATCAACCGGAAATTTCAaagtattgaaaattttgatacCTTATAAAAATTTCGTGTCAATTGAGATCGATCGAATTCAAACAACAGCTGTATTAACAAATGTTTCCCGgtattacttttttaaattaacaacTAGATCACTAACTGTTTAACGAAAACTCGAAAGAAACGTACCAGATACATTTTTCATATCCTTTTTAGAGGCGCGATCGTTCGCCGGTGAATTTCCTTGGCCCAGCAGGTCTTCGACTTCCGTGGCGAACGGTAATGGTTCACGGACGTCCCGACGAAGCGACTCGACGCTGACGACGTCGTCGAAGCCGAGTGCCTCGATCGAACagcagaaaatgaaaaagagcACGATCAGTCTACACCACATGTCGTCGATTCACCGATATCGATGTCGATTGTTTGTTGGTTAAGTTCGACAGTGGCTGCTTTATCCGGCTCCTCCCACCCGCCTCTTCTCCCTCGAATTTTCTAGCAGGAAGAAGGGATACCCCGTGGAGGATATTGGAAATCAAAGGGATTTCGTAAGATCCTATCTGAACTATTTTTAACGAAACATTTTCTACGAATTATTTactttgcaaaaattttgttatCTATTCTTTCGCGATAAAAACTTTCATATACCCCTAATATTTGATTTAATACTATTTACCAGTACCTACTATGTaccatttcatttcatttcattcaaattCAAATAGCTTCAAATCATTCTGTTTGCGAAATGGACCCGAACACGAAACGGAGGACTTTTTCAAAATCGAAGCTCAATGAAAAACAGAAGAGAGTACAATGTTTGCACAACCAGCGACACATATTTTACAAGTACACTCAAACTTCTACATGCAGTGATTTACAATCTGGTACGAATAAATTGAATGACAGGATGGATAATAAAAACACAGCTTGCCTTTTAAAACGTTATCATGAATGAATCAAAAGTGAGCCATGAACCATCAAGCGATCGGTGAAAAATCGTGAAACGAAGCGGTTTCACGCTTTCCATGATCACGGGAATAACACAACGCGACGTTCCGGATCGATCGGCGAACAATCGAGTGACATAACGATATCGGGATCGTTGGCATCGCGAAAGCGTTTATGTTTCGAAACGTTCTTACGCGAAATCGTTTCTCGCTCGCATTATCTCATGCCTGTTACGAGGACGTTTCAGTTATTCGATCGTTACAGTAGGACAGTTAGATGGTGGACGATTGTTCGTTGAACGTTTTTGCCAAACAACTTGCCGGATCGTTGGGAATTATGCAAACGATAAGCGAGGCGAACGCGAGACACAGTTATATGTATAGCGGTTGCAATCGGATGTACAGGCTGATTCTAGAGACTGGGACGTGTTTTACTTATTTCCTTTAGATTTTCTTTTCGTATACCAAGTTACGAAAGTTTAAGTATATGGAGCATTAAAATAGAACGAATTAAATTGACTAAgctatattattaaatttatttttcttattatccttcgataaaaaaatgtaataatgaaaacttaattatgataaaatgaatatctttgaaatatttccaataaaGAAAACGATTTATAGAATTGTGCTCGTCAAATAAATGACAAACTGTCGTCCTAGTTTCTAGAACGAACCTGTACAAAACTTTTGTATTACGTTTGCATCGATTTTGCGATCGCGTTAAAATACCGTCGTTTACTTAGACAGGCTGAATGACACGGATATCGTTCACGGTGCGACACGGATATTACGTGGAACGGTTTCTAAAATACGTACTTCGGCGCGCGGTTATGTCGAAACAGCGTTTCCCTAAGAAATAAAACATCGTTTGGAGGAAAGGGCATGGAATCTATGGGACGATGAAGTTTCAGGCAGCCGACTGAACCGCGGGTGCACAATTCTTCTTCTCTATTTAAAACGAGCCGAGGCGTCGCGTCGACATAATCGAGCTTAAAGCCGGGCTCGCCGCAAGCCGACGCTAAGCGGGCCGGATACTCGCTGCGCTAGCTACTTTTCATCCAGATAATCCGGTAATTTGAAAATCCACGATGGAATGTAACTCTCTGAAACTCCTCGACGTCTTGTCCCTACTGCTGAGATCGTTTTTTCGTTTACACCAAACGAAGGGCGTTGAATTAGAAGCAACGGGCCGATGGAAATTAATCTAATTATCGCGGGACTCCGTTTTGGATTCGTCCGTGGCATTCTCTGGTAAATCCGGAAGGCTAAGGATGTTTGAAAGTTCGGGTAATCCGTAGAAGTTTAGTGGATTCGAGAGATTTTTCTGCGATTCTCGTGGTTTGAAAAATACGAGCTGGAATTGAATGGAATGCAGAAACAGGAATTCTGGGGCATCGACAGAACTGTCCggataataagaattttataaattaaaagaatattagATACGTAAAGCAGATGTCTACCGAGAAATCTTGGTAGTTAATTTTCATGAGTTAAACTTATAAAGGAATGAAACATTTATCCATAGTCCTCGATTCCTGGAATTTATAACTATTATAAGTTGACATGAGATTGCGAAATATTCGAAGTCGATAGATTTGAAGCACGTAATCGTCGAAAGCAGACGTCCTAATGTATTCGGCGCCTCGAGTATCGACGTAACACGTGTCGTTTCCCGTATAGATGGATGGTACGACTGACGACCTTGTGTTAGGGTTGCGAATTCAtcgttgaaaaaaaatatattcacaGGGTTTTATTTCGTATTATTTCTCATTGAAGAATGCCTTGCCTCATTTTCAACTTGCACCCTTGATCAGAGTTTTCCATTCAAATGCTTCCAAAATTTAGTGAAGGAAAATTCATGTTCATGAGTTGGTTTTAATAAAGAACGACGTTGCTTGCTTAAATTACAACGATTTCTTTTCCCTCGTGGCGTTaaagataatgaaaaagtaattttctaatttttcgtGTTGTCGATGCAATTTTCGTGGCAATTAgaattctttttgtttaattaatataccCTACCATTTATGTTCGGGTAATATCGAACGAGAGCGATCGTGCTTCAGGTGAACCTTTTGCCACGGCTGCAATGGCAAAGCATAGAAAAGTGAAGAGTTGACGTCACAGCAAAAAACGCGTTGATTAATGACTGTCCTTTAAAGGGCTTTCTCCAGGATAAACTTCGATAAAACCCGGTTGCAAAAGAACGTGGTTCATTTTGCTGTGCCCGCCAATACGTCGATGATGTCGATGGTCGATGAAAAAGCAACGTTATTTATATTTGTCTATCGAACGCTTTTCTTTCCTCCCGTTCAGATTGATGAACACTCGTTAAAGAAGATTATCGTCGGaagaatcattttattttacaattcttTTACCATTTTCAAGCGTTTCTTCTTACTCTTCAGCTACGTGATACATCATTTCACTTCGCCGCTGTTTCTAGCAAGTAATTAACACGAAAAAGTAGTGttcttagaaaatattttcctaGCTTTCATTTTGCGTAAATTACCAACTTTCATTTCCGGCTTGCAAACTTTGTAAATATACAACTCGCTATAAGCTGCAACTTGAATACACCGGatatcatttaaattttacaagTTTTTAACACATGGACGTTTTAAATTTGCAAGGCACTGGGGAAACACCTTTCTGGAATTTTTGCGTTGAAAAGTAATGTTCTTATGTTCTTAATATTTTCCGAACGAATAAGTTTTCCAGTcggtaataaaatttcttttaaagcTTAAGAAAGTTGTCAAGATCGATCGATTAAATTTCAACGTGGAACGAACTCTAATAAAACAAGGATTCAGAGATTTATCGATACGATCGAAGGGGAACTGTAGCGATAGAATTATGAGAAGAAATGATTTCAGTTTCGCGCCGCAATCTATTCGCATTTCACGATATTTGGCGCCGTTAAAATAATACAGCGCGATGAAACACGTTTCGTTCCTTACGCGAGAAATCGTGGGAATAAATCGCGTAAGGAAATCGGGAGATACAGAAGTTCGATTCCACTCGAATGACCTCATTTCTGGCAAGGATTTCGTAGATTTTATCGCTGGGACTACCTCGAACGTCACGGGACGTACATTGATAATACCAGCTATCGAATATAGCGCTAAAATCTACGAATATCCACCGTTTTTAACCGCTAAATGATTCATAGCTTTTCTCGATAGCTTATGcatttttatcctttttcctGCTTGCTAAACGATTTACGTCCCCTTTCCAAATTTACTTCCTTTTAATTGTCGATTCATTCGCACAATGATTTTTAAGGACTTGgcaaaaatgaaattgctgtgaattcaattttcaaccccTTCTGGAGAACAGAGCAATCAAGCATATTGTCTGATGTTTGGTGCAGCACTAAAGGGCAACATAATAAAAGACAGCAGAAGCTGATTTGACAGAGTGTCTCCCTCGAGAATCATTTCGTTCCGCTTCGGTCATGTTGTCATGGACCGTATACGATCTCGTCCCTCTCCGTTAACCGATTTCCTAtccttttccatttttcgaaACTTGTCAACTCACGAACAGGCAAAATATCAAGCTTCATCggaaaaattttccaaagatTTTAGCAacgatgaaatttataataagTTTAATATACCGGTTTAttagatattaaaataaattacatcgGTTTTTACAGGCCGATGATAACGTAACGTCTCGTCAACGAGCATTTTTTTGTCCTCGTTGAAATCCGACGGAATTTTCCATCTAACGATGTGTCAGGAG comes from Osmia bicornis bicornis chromosome 4, iOsmBic2.1, whole genome shotgun sequence and encodes:
- the LOC114874755 gene encoding spore wall protein 2-like; this translates as MWCRLIVLFFIFCCSIEALGFDDVVSVESLRRDVREPLPFATEVEDLLGQGNSPANDRASKKDMKNVSGKSDEGGYYKTYGSDAEGEKGYLKATFSKGNHGYKNLDTFHKQDGDKYAFEKHIAYGKAQADKKSGHNVAAASRSSKGGDYEGAGTIVDSHYTADEGDHGDHSGEHVEGDHSGYSEGAHYTDHGPESSSYGHSEGYATKDGDHGSYESHSSYSRDYGDEQGDQGGHYY